A window of Candidatus Methylomirabilota bacterium genomic DNA:
TACGGCGGCGCGCCTCGGCCACCGCGGCCGCCGGCGCCGCGCGGCTCGACCCCGGCCGCGGACGCTCCCGGGAAGCCTTCGAGCATTAGCGCCGCGGCCGTCGGGTTATACTCCTACCCGTTGTGATCATCGCGACACGACTCGTCGTCCTGGGCTTCTGCGTCGCCTGCACGGCGCCGGTCTGGGCCGGCTCGTCGCCGACCGACCAGCTCCGCGACTACACGGACCAGGTCCTCAAGGTGCTCGACGACCCGGCGCTCCGCCCCCAGGACCGGCGCGACGCGGTACGCAAGATCGCCGCCCAGATCTTCGACCTCGGCGAGACGGCGAGGCGCGCGCTCGCGCGTCACTGGCAGGCGCGGACGGCCGCCGAGCGGGAGGAGTTCACCCACCTCTTCGGCGACCTCCTCGAGCGCACGTACATCGCCCGGATCGACCAGTACGGCGGCGAGAAGGTCCGCTACGTCGCCGAGACCGTGGACGGCGACCACGCCGTCGTGCGCGCGAGGGTCCTCACCAGGAAGGGGAGCGAGGTCCCGGTCGAGTCGCGGCTGCTCCTGCGCGGCGATCGCTGGCTGATCTACGACGTCCTGATCGAGAACGTGAGCCTCATCGCCAACTACCGCGCCCAGTTCGACAAGATCATCCGGACCACCTCGTTCGACGAGCTCATGAAGCGCCTCAAGACCAAGCGCGAGGAGTTCGAGGCCGAGGGCGCCCCCAAGCCCCGGGGTTGACGGCGCTTCGATAGTTTTATAAACTTGGAAATGTGAAGACGCTCCCGCTCGTCCGGCTCCAGGCCCGCGAGGACCACGTCGAGGCGTTCAAGGCGCTCGCGCACCTCTCCCGGCTGCAGATCTTCTTCTTGCTCGTGCGCCAGGCGCGGGAGGTGCCCGCCGGGGAGATCCAGGCCGCGCTCGAGATCCCGGGCCCGACCCTCTCCCACCACCTCGACGCGCTGCGCCGGGCGGGGCTGGTCCGGAGCCGGAAGGAGGAGCGCTTCGTCTACTACTCGGCGCGCCCCGACACGGTCTCGGAGCTGGTCCGGCTCCTGACCGCCTGCTGC
This region includes:
- a CDS encoding metalloregulator ArsR/SmtB family transcription factor: MKTLPLVRLQAREDHVEAFKALAHLSRLQIFFLLVRQAREVPAGEIQAALEIPGPTLSHHLDALRRAGLVRSRKEERFVYYSARPDTVSELVRLLTACC
- a CDS encoding ABC transporter substrate-binding protein codes for the protein MIIATRLVVLGFCVACTAPVWAGSSPTDQLRDYTDQVLKVLDDPALRPQDRRDAVRKIAAQIFDLGETARRALARHWQARTAAEREEFTHLFGDLLERTYIARIDQYGGEKVRYVAETVDGDHAVVRARVLTRKGSEVPVESRLLLRGDRWLIYDVLIENVSLIANYRAQFDKIIRTTSFDELMKRLKTKREEFEAEGAPKPRG